A stretch of DNA from Nitrospira sp.:
CCACAACATGCATCCCGCCATGCGCGAAACGATTCTCCGGCGACTCTGCAGCAAGGAAGAACCCTGGTCGGTCATGTTCGTCTCGAACGATCCGAACCTGACCCCGCATGTCGACCGGCGGATTATGCTGAACTAACCGCCGCGCCGGCGCCCGTCCGCCACATCACTCCCACCCACAACTCATCTCCGCCTCAACCTTGACAGCGATCGCGTATTCGCCCACACTGCGCCCACCGTCGCTCGACACGAGCTTTCGCGTGAATGACAAGGCTTCCCAACTCGCCATTCCCACACCTTCCGCCTGGACCATTCTCGCGCGCCTCAATCTCCTGATCGGGCTCGAGCGCCGGATTCTCGCCATCGTCGGCTCCTATGCGGTCGCGATCGGGCTCCTCGCACTCATCGTCCCGCTCACCGTACAAGAGCTGGTCAACACCTTCGCCTTCGCGATTCAACCAATTATGATTGTGACGCTGGTGGCGACGATGCTCGGGGCCCTGCTCCTCATGGGCACGTTCCGGGTGCTGCAGGGCAGGGCGGTGGAAATCCTGGTCCAGCGAATCTACACGCGCCTGGCCATCGCGTTTACCGAGGCCTTGCCGCGATTCCGGGAGAACGTGTTTCTCCCCGAACATACCAACACGTTTATTGAGGCGGAATTACTCCCGCGCGCGCTAGTCGCGATGTTGGTCGATTTCGTCAACGTCTCGGTCTCGGGCATGATCGGCATGGCGATTCTGGTCATGTATCATCCCTATTTTCTCGGCTACAACATATTGCTGGTCACCGGCTGCGCGTTTCTGCTGACCTTTTTCGGTCGCGGGGGACTTCGCATTACCCAGCGGGTATCGCAACTGCATTACCGGACGTTTCACTGGCTGCAAGACATCGGCATCAACCGGCTCCATTTCAAATCCACCGACAGCTTGCCGCTCCTACTCAAAAAAACCGACAGCCTGGTGCAGGCCTATGTCATGGCGAGAAAGACGCGATCGGATATTCTGAGCGGCGGACAGTATCAAAGCGCGGTGGTGTTTCAAGCCTTCGCACACAGCGGCATGATCGGCCTGGGCGGCTGGCTGTTGTCGGTCGGCGATATCACGTTGGGCCAATTCGTCGCGGCAGAGGTCATTGTCGGCACACTGCTCCTTAATTTCGACACCGTCGCCCGGCGCATGTATGCCGCCATCTATGTCGTCACTTCGCTGCAGGAACTGTCCACGCTATTCGACATGCCAAAGGAAGAGGTGTCAGGGCCGATCGCCTCGTGGCTGCCCGATCCCTCCACGCATGGCGTTCGCCTCACCTGCAAAGACGTGGCCTTTGCCGCGCCCGACGGACCGCTGCTCTTCGACCATTTCAGCCTGGAAGTCCTGCCGGGGGAAAAGATCAGCGTGTTGTCAGGCACGAGTCGGAGCAAGACCTCTCTCGCGCTGCTCCTCGCCGGGGTGTACCATCCAACCACCGGGGTCATCCGCTACAACGACATCGACCTGCGCGATGTCTCCCTCAATTATGTGAATCACTGCCGGGGCTTGATGCTCGATTCCCATCCCACCCTGTTCGACGGCACCCTGGAGGAAAATGTCACCCTCCAACGTCCGTCGATTCAGTTTGAGGACCTCAGCTGGGCACTTCGTTTCACGGAACTCGAAGAGGAAATCGATGCGATGCCTGATGGTTTGGAAACCTTGATCCATGGGAATGGCGCCAACCTGACGCGCAGCCAGGTTCTCCGCGTGCTGCTGGCTCGCATGATTGTCACACGTCCGCCACTGCTGGTCTTCAACGGCAGTCTCCACAACATCGAACCGGCCCTGCGGCTGACCCTGCTTCGCCGCCTCTGCTCCAAAGAAGAACCCTGGTCGGTGGTGTTCGTCTCCAACGACCCGGAGGTCAGTCAGCTGGTCGAACGACGCGTCGTGCTGGACTGACCCTTCCCTTCAGAAATGCCCCTCGGCTTCTTTCCTGGAGCGCGATCTGCTAGACTACGCCCAGGCGTTTCTGACGCCCATTACCGCGCCAGACCTGTCGAAGAGGACATTCGTGTCGCTGCTCTCTCGCCTCAAACTTCCAGTTCCCGGGACCAATCAACTGATCATCAGTATGTTGATTGCGGGATTGGGATGGGTGAGCGGCCAGGCGCTCAGCCGCATCGATCAAGACCTCCGCATCATGTACACCGAGTACACGCTGGGTGCGGCGGATCTCGCGCATATTTCGGCCGATGTCATTCGCTACCGCAACACGATCATCCGGTCGCTGGAGGCGGAAAATCAAACCACGTTCGAGCGGATCACGGAATCCCTGCCGTCGCAACGGGCGCGGATTCAGCATGCCGTGGATCGCTATGCCGCCGCCGGTCTCCGCGTCTCACGAAGCGGACGGAGCGAAGAAAAAGACATCCAAGCCGTCCGTGAAAGCCTCGATCAGTATTTTCATGTGGCAAGCCAGACAACCGATCTGTTGGCTCAGGAGTGGCGAGCGGGCTCGGCGGCGGAAGCGGCGGAACTGCGGCGCAAAGCTGAAATCCACGCAGCCGACAATGGCGGGCCGAAGGTCATGCAAGTGAGCCTGGCCTTGGATCGGCTGCTCGAAACCGTCGCAGATGTCGCGAAAGACATGCGCGAGGAAGGCACCAAAACCATTCTCTCGACGAGTTATTGGATCGTGGGCGGGAGCTTCTTCATCGCGCTGCTCAATCTGTTTCTCGGCCGGACCACGGCGACGCCACCCGTTCCGTCATCCAGACCTGATCAAACCACGCATTCGGGCGCGCCGCTCGGCCTGCCCGGCGAGGGCTCGAAGGCGGCGCTTCACACAGACTAGGCCCGTGCGGCAGGCTACAGCGACACCGACTCGGGCGGACGGCCAAGGGCATGAAACAGTCGCCGGCGTTCTTCTGCATTTAAGTCTTTCCACTGTCCCGCGTGCAACCCCTCAACCGTGATGTGCATGATTCGCACACGATGCAATGCGATGACTCGATACCCGAGCGCCTGACACATGCGCCGGATCTGACGATTGCGCCCTTCCGTCAAGATGATCCGAAATCGCCGTGGACCAAGTCTGGTCACAGTACAAGGTCGTGTCCGTGCGCCCAGAATCACCACGCCCTGGGCCATCCGCGCAAGAAACGCCTCATCGAATTCTCGTTCCACCTCGACGCGATATTCCCGTTCATGTCCATGCTCGACCCGAAGAATCTCATTCACGATGTCGCCGTCGTTGGTCAACAGAATGAGGCCGGACGAATCCTTATCGAGCCGTCCAATGGGGAAAATCCGTTCAGGATGATGGATCTCAGAAATGATATTGCGCGGAACGTGTAATTCCGTGGTCGTCGTGACGCCAACCGGCTTGTGATACTTGAGATAGACGGGGCGCTTGGCCCGTTGCAGCACGATTCCATCGCGTGCGACGAGGTCTTGCGACGACACCTGATCCCCCAGCTTGGCCACCACACCATTGATGGTGACGCGGCCTTCGGCGATCAATCGATCCGCCTCTCTCCGTGAACACAGCCCCTGCTCGGTAAAAAACTTATT
This window harbors:
- a CDS encoding MCP four helix bundle domain-containing protein codes for the protein MSLLSRLKLPVPGTNQLIISMLIAGLGWVSGQALSRIDQDLRIMYTEYTLGAADLAHISADVIRYRNTIIRSLEAENQTTFERITESLPSQRARIQHAVDRYAAAGLRVSRSGRSEEKDIQAVRESLDQYFHVASQTTDLLAQEWRAGSAAEAAELRRKAEIHAADNGGPKVMQVSLALDRLLETVADVAKDMREEGTKTILSTSYWIVGGSFFIALLNLFLGRTTATPPVPSSRPDQTTHSGAPLGLPGEGSKAALHTD
- a CDS encoding ABC transporter ATP-binding protein, producing MNDKASQLAIPTPSAWTILARLNLLIGLERRILAIVGSYAVAIGLLALIVPLTVQELVNTFAFAIQPIMIVTLVATMLGALLLMGTFRVLQGRAVEILVQRIYTRLAIAFTEALPRFRENVFLPEHTNTFIEAELLPRALVAMLVDFVNVSVSGMIGMAILVMYHPYFLGYNILLVTGCAFLLTFFGRGGLRITQRVSQLHYRTFHWLQDIGINRLHFKSTDSLPLLLKKTDSLVQAYVMARKTRSDILSGGQYQSAVVFQAFAHSGMIGLGGWLLSVGDITLGQFVAAEVIVGTLLLNFDTVARRMYAAIYVVTSLQELSTLFDMPKEEVSGPIASWLPDPSTHGVRLTCKDVAFAAPDGPLLFDHFSLEVLPGEKISVLSGTSRSKTSLALLLAGVYHPTTGVIRYNDIDLRDVSLNYVNHCRGLMLDSHPTLFDGTLEENVTLQRPSIQFEDLSWALRFTELEEEIDAMPDGLETLIHGNGANLTRSQVLRVLLARMIVTRPPLLVFNGSLHNIEPALRLTLLRRLCSKEEPWSVVFVSNDPEVSQLVERRVVLD
- a CDS encoding pseudouridine synthase; amino-acid sequence: MRINKFFTEQGLCSRREADRLIAEGRVTINGVVAKLGDQVSSQDLVARDGIVLQRAKRPVYLKYHKPVGVTTTTELHVPRNIISEIHHPERIFPIGRLDKDSSGLILLTNDGDIVNEILRVEHGHEREYRVEVEREFDEAFLARMAQGVVILGARTRPCTVTRLGPRRFRIILTEGRNRQIRRMCQALGYRVIALHRVRIMHITVEGLHAGQWKDLNAEERRRLFHALGRPPESVSL